In Zingiber officinale cultivar Zhangliang chromosome 8B, Zo_v1.1, whole genome shotgun sequence, a single genomic region encodes these proteins:
- the LOC122015770 gene encoding uncharacterized protein LOC122015770, protein MVEFNWPNRTRNMFRRLLLLVSSTAAYDGGDAYEVLRSHGLPIGLLPKGVQEFRINGDGRFEVRLPSPCTAKFDGEVLYNATVSGTISPGKIASLSGISAQDLFLWFLVRAIRLDDQASGIIHFDVGVVDKRFALSLFETPPDCSPVSTAFVAESQSAELRNKLDQPDSLETTM, encoded by the exons atggtGGAGTTCAATTGGCCAAATCGAACCCGCAACATGttccgccgcctcctcctcctcgtctCCTCCACTGCTGCCTATGACGGTGGCGATGCCTACGAGGTGCTCCGCTCCCACGGGCTCCCCATCGGCCTCCTCCCCAAGGGCGTCCAGGAATTCCGCATCAACGGAGACGGTCGCTTCGAGGTCCGCCTCCCCTCGCCCTGTACCGCCAAGTTCGATGGCGAGGTCCTCTACAACGCCACCGTATCCGGTACCATCTCCCCTGGCAAGATCGCCTCCCTCTCCGGCATCTCCGCTCAGGACCTCTTCCTCTGGTTCCTCGTCCGCGCCATCCGCCTCGACGACCAGGCCTCGGGCATCATCCATTTCGACGTCGGGGTCGTCGACAAGCGATTCGCCCTCTCCCTGTTCGAGACCCCGCCGGACTGCTCCCCCGTCTCTACCGCCTTCGTCGCCGAG AGCCAATCAGCAGAACTCCGCAACAAGCTCGACCAACCCGACTCTTTGGAGACGACCATGTGA